The Doryrhamphus excisus isolate RoL2022-K1 chromosome 1, RoL_Dexc_1.0, whole genome shotgun sequence genome includes a window with the following:
- the vps54 gene encoding vacuolar protein sorting-associated protein 54 isoform X1, which yields MATRHGSSPVPQPDGGGRDGVFHKERGPSPALCRLARSLPDVCPKEPTGEGRGLCDGPSVVAEHDPWTVYNSKVNLPAALNDPRLAKREADFFTKTWGLDFAETEVMPSFYLANVTREQFTSYLQDTTQRERIHERCKTICPIKDDDMDAVSVSTSQDKSRAELEQVPKIFMRPDFALEEPGTFGAVLPWSHFNSASGKGSRDVASSKLLQEKLSHYLDVVEVSIARQISLRSEAFFHAMSSQHELQDRLKETQHAVTVLRRRTAAIDRVMCQGPLQALRAALTRNNCMKLHNKLKLMAAVHQTQPTVQLLLSTSEFVGALELIATTKEVLQQELQGIHSFRHLGSQLCELEKLIDKMMVEDFSMYARGELNRNLREEPQVLEKVHKANSVPQKERLQSLVFGLLRQRKLDFLDIYSDEMIAAAKAIVSQCAAERLLCIDDIDTEVVTKLTDQMRLMTFPQWFDLLKDIFDSFLVFLQRMKGTLGVISVVVLEVLESNQKASFMEKSNSDESGQESCSAASLMRGEAELAYLTHEGLFISDALSEAQQHQDHGHQEMLSRKPDADAASGSREQNFMSGDMMPSDLELSKVLSNIQELLHAASDISHDRCVKVITARAKDGCLERLSLADFVSLSAAVEDFAKDTEELCGRRSVSLRGALQSQANRFVHRFHEERKTKLSLLLDNERWKQAEVPAEFQELVDSMADGRITLLARKAPAGPDDRKPGEFLLVDGQKYAVVGTVLLLIRMFLEYCQCINDIPSIATDMLTRLSDLLKHFNSRSCQLVLGAGALQVVGLKTITTKNLALASRCLQLVVFYIPVIRRHFESKLQSKHFSVLRHFDHITKDYSDHIAEIWAKLVAIMDSVFEKVLSKYEVKAPMPSSCFRNVCKQMAKMHKAINDLLPEEQTQMLFVRINSSFKMHLKRQLARLCVINDGGPQHGLVVVDVAFYVENTQALNNLERLDLNMAEIWEHKR from the exons ATGGCCACCCGCCACGGCTCCTCCCCAGTGCCTCAGCCCGATGGCGGTGGCCGAGACGGGGTCTTCCACAAGGAGCGGGGCCCCTCGCCTGCCCTCTGTCGGCTCGCCCGCTCGCTGCCTGACGTCTGCCCCAAAGAGCCCACGG GTGAGGGGCGGGGCCTGTGTGACGGCCCCTCCGTGGTGGCGGAACACGACCCGTGGACCGTGTACAATTCAAAGGTCAACCTCCCGGCGGCGCTCAACGACCCGCGTCTGGCCAAGCGGGAGGCGGACTTCTTCACGAAGACATGGGGTCTGGACTTCGCCGAGACGGAAGTGATGCCCTCCTTCTACCTGGCTAACGTCACGCGGGAACAGTTCACATCCTACCTGCAGGACACGACACAG AGGGAACGAATTCACGAGCGCTGTAAGACCATCTGTCCTATCAAAGATGACGACATGGATGCCGTCTCCGTCAGCACGAGCCAAG ACAAGTCCAGGGCCGAGCTGGAACAAGTCCCCAAG ATCTTCATGAGGCCCGACTTTGCTTTGGAGGAGCCCGGCACCTTCGGCGCCGTGCTGCCGTGGTCGCACTTCAACAGCGCCTCGGGGAAGGGCAGCCGTGACGTGGCCTCCTCCAAACTGCTGCAAGAGAAG CTGAGTCACTACCTGGATGTGGTGGAGGTCAGCATCGCGCGGCAGATCTCGCTGCGCTCCGAGGCCTTCTTCCATGCCATGTCTTCCCAGCACGAGCTGCAGGACCGCCTGAAGGAGACCCAGCACGCCGTGACCGTCCTGCGGCGCCGGACGGCCGCCATCGACCGCGTCATGTGCCAGGGCCCGCTGCAGGCCCTCCGCGCCGCCCTGACGCGCAACAACTGCATGAAGCTGCACAACAAGCTGAAGCTGATGGCCGCCGTGCATCAGACGCagcccaccgtgcagctcctGCTCTCCACCTCCGAGTTTGTGGGCGCCCTCGAGCTCATCGCCACCACCAAGGAGGTTCTCCAGCAGGAACTGCAAGGCATCCACAGCTTCAG ACATCTGGGCTCTCAGTTGTGCGAGTTGGAGAAGTTGATAGACAAGATGATGGTGGAGGACTTCAGCATGTACGCCCGCGGCGAGCTGAACCGCAATCTGAGGGAGGAGCCTCAGGTCCTGGAGAAG GTCCACAAAGCTAACAGTGTCCCTCAGAAG gagCGTCTCCAGTCGCTGGTGTTCGGGCTCCTGCGTCAGAGGAAGTTGGACTTCCTGGACATTTACAGCGACGAGATGATCGCCGCGGCCAAAGCCATCGTGTCCCAG TGCGCAGCAGAGCGTCTCCTGTGCATCGACGACATCGACACCGAAGTCGTCACCAA GTTGACCGACCAGATGCGTCTGATGACCTTCCCTCAGTGGTTTGACCTCCTGAAGGACATCTTCGACTCGTTCCTCGTTTTCCTCCAGAGGATGAAG GGCACTCTCGGCGTGATCTCGGTGGTGGTTCTGGAGGTTCTGGAGTCAAACCAGAAGGCCTCCTTTATGGAGAAATCCAACTCTGATGAATCGGGGCAAGAGTCTTGCAGCGCGGCGTCGCTCATGCGCGGCGAGGCCGAGCTGGCCTACCTGACCCACGAGGGTCTGTTCATCAGCGACGCGCTCAGCGAGGCCCAGCAGCACCAGGACCATGGCCACCAGGAGATGCTGTCCCGTAAGCCGGATGCTGACGCGGCATCTGGCAGCAGAGAGCAGAATTTCAT GTCAGGTGACATGATGCCCTCCGACCTGGAGCTCAGCAAAGTGCTCAGCAACATCCAGGAGCTTCTGCACGCCGCCTCCGACATCAGCCACGACCGCTGCGTCAAGGTCATCACCGCTCGCGCCAAG GACGGCTGCCTGGAGCGTCTCAGCTTAGCAGACTTTGTGAGCCTCTCGGCGGCCGTGGAGGACTTTGCCAAAGACACGGAAGAACTGTGCGGCAGACGCAGCGTGTCCCTGCGGGGGGCGCTGCAGAGTCAGGCCAACCGCTTTGTCCACCGCTTCCATGAAGAACGCAAGACCAAACTAAG TCTCCTGCTGGATAATGAGCGTTGGAAGCAGGCAGAGGTTCCGGCGGAGTTCCAGGAGCTCGTGGACTCCATGGCGGACGGCAGGATAACGCTGTTAGCACGCAAGGCCCCCGCAG GCCCGGATGACAGGAAGCCTGGCGAGTTCCTGCTGGTGGACGGGCAGAAATACGCCGTGGTCGG GACCGTCCTGCTGCTCATACGGATGTTTCTGGAATACTGTCAGTGCATCAACGACATCCCGTCCATTGCCACCGACATGCTGACGCGGCTGTCCGACCTTCTCAAG cACTTCAACTCTCGTAGTTGTCAGCTGGTTCTCGGAGCTGGGGCGCTGCAGGTAGTTGGCCTGAAGACCATTACGACCAAAAACCTGG cgTTAGCCTCCCGCTGCCTGCAGCTGGTAGTTTTCTACATTCCCGTCATCAGACGTCACTTTGAGAGCAAGCTGCAATCCAAACACTTCAGCGTCCTGCGTCACTTTGACCACATCACCAAG GACTACAGCGATCACATCGCAGAGATCTGGGCCAAGCTGGTGGCCATCATGGACAGCGTCTTTGAGAAGGTTCTGTCAAAG tatGAGGTGAAGGCGCCCATGCCGTCGTCATGCTTCAGGAATGTTTGCAAGCAGATGGCCAAGATGCACAAGGCCATCAACGATCTTCTACCCGAAGAGCAGACGCAG atgttgTTTGTGAGAATCAACAGCAGTTTCAAGATGCACCTGAAGAGGCAGCTGGCTCGACTCTGCGTCATCAACGACGGAGGACCGCAGCATGG GCTAGTGGTGGTGGACGTGGCCTTTTACGTGGAGAACACGCAGGCGCTCAACAACCTGGAGCGGTTGGACCTCAACATGGCCGAAATATGGGAGCACAAGAGGTGA